In a genomic window of Mycolicibacillus parakoreensis:
- a CDS encoding UPF0182 family protein — translation MGMRPAARMPKLNRRSRVLIAIALVVVALLLIGPRMIDGYVDWLWFGKVGYRSVFTTVLVTRLLVFVTVALVVAGIIYAGLVAAYRSRPVFVPSNGPDDPVERYRTIVMSRLHLIGIGVPAFVGLLAGAIGQTYWAVVQLFFHGNSFGIADPQFGKDLGFYAFSLPFYRLVLSFLLVAVFLAFLANLAAHYVFGGVRLSGRAGALSRPARIQLVSLVGVLVLLKVVAYWLDRYELLSHSRAGKPFTGAGYTDINAVLPAKLILLAIAVICAAAVFSAIVLRDLRIPAIGLVLLLLSSLIVGAVWPMLVEQISVKPNAAQKESEYISRSIAATRNAYGLTDDVVHYEDYPGNAPATAKQVAADQATTSNIRLLDPTIVSPAFTQFQQGKNFYYFSDQLAIDRYHDKDGHLRDYVVAARELNPDRLIDNQRDWINRHSVYTHGNGFIASPANTVRGIANDPNQNGGYPEFLVNVVGANGTVVSDGPAPLDQPRIYYGPVIADTPADYAIVGSNGPDREYDYETNTETKNYTYTGSGGVPIGNWLARSVFAAKFAERNFLFSSVIGPQSKLLFNRDPARRVEAVAPWLTTDSTVYPAIVDKRMVWIVDGYTTLDNYPYSELTTLSSATADSTEVAFNRLALDKQVSYIRNSVKATVDAYDGTVTLYQHDEDDPVLQSWMQVFPGTVKPKSEISPQLAEHLRYPEDLFKVQRMLLAKYHVNDPVTFFSTSDFWDVPLDPNPTASSFQPPYYIVAKDLAKKDGSASFQLTSAMNRFKRDYLAAYISASSDPETYGRLTVLTIPGQVNGPKLANNAITTDTAVSQDLGVIGRDNQNRIRWGNLLTLPLADGGLLYVEPVYASPGSSDAASSYPRLIRVAMMYNDKIGYGPTVRDALTELFGKGADATATGIAPTDAGAPPSPPESSPGEEPSESVPAAEVPEATPGLSAEKAAALREIDKAIDAVREAQTKGDFAGYGEALQRLDDAMSKFEDTK, via the coding sequence GTGGGTATGCGGCCCGCGGCGAGGATGCCGAAGCTGAACAGGCGCAGTCGGGTGTTGATCGCGATCGCCCTGGTGGTGGTCGCACTGCTGCTGATCGGACCACGAATGATCGACGGGTACGTCGACTGGTTGTGGTTCGGCAAGGTGGGCTACCGGTCGGTGTTCACCACCGTGCTGGTGACCCGCCTGCTGGTGTTTGTGACGGTGGCGCTGGTGGTCGCCGGCATCATCTACGCGGGACTGGTGGCGGCCTACCGCAGCCGGCCGGTCTTCGTGCCCAGTAACGGTCCCGACGATCCGGTGGAGCGCTACCGCACCATCGTGATGTCGCGGCTGCACCTGATCGGTATCGGGGTGCCGGCGTTCGTGGGGCTGCTCGCCGGGGCGATCGGGCAGACCTACTGGGCGGTGGTGCAGCTGTTCTTTCACGGCAACAGCTTCGGCATCGCCGACCCGCAGTTCGGCAAGGATCTCGGGTTCTACGCGTTTTCGCTGCCGTTCTACCGGCTGGTGCTCAGCTTCCTTCTGGTGGCGGTCTTCCTGGCGTTTTTGGCCAACCTCGCCGCCCACTACGTGTTCGGAGGTGTGCGGCTGAGCGGCCGGGCCGGGGCGCTGAGCCGTCCCGCCCGCATCCAGCTGGTCAGCCTGGTGGGGGTGCTGGTGCTGCTCAAGGTGGTCGCCTACTGGCTGGACCGCTATGAGTTGCTGTCGCATTCGCGGGCGGGCAAGCCGTTCACCGGCGCCGGCTACACCGACATCAATGCGGTGCTGCCGGCGAAGCTGATCCTGCTGGCGATCGCGGTGATCTGCGCCGCGGCGGTGTTCTCGGCGATCGTGCTGCGTGATCTGCGCATCCCGGCGATCGGGCTGGTGCTGTTGCTGCTGTCGTCGCTGATCGTCGGTGCCGTCTGGCCGATGCTGGTCGAACAGATCAGCGTCAAACCCAATGCGGCGCAGAAGGAGAGCGAATACATCAGCCGCAGCATCGCGGCCACCCGCAACGCCTACGGGCTCACCGACGACGTGGTGCACTACGAGGACTATCCGGGCAACGCCCCGGCGACCGCCAAACAGGTCGCCGCCGACCAGGCCACCACCTCCAACATCCGGTTGCTTGACCCCACCATCGTCTCCCCGGCGTTCACCCAGTTCCAGCAGGGCAAGAACTTCTACTACTTCTCCGACCAGCTGGCCATCGACCGCTACCACGACAAGGACGGGCACCTGCGCGACTACGTCGTGGCCGCCCGCGAACTCAACCCCGACCGCCTCATCGACAACCAGCGTGACTGGATCAACCGGCACAGCGTGTACACCCACGGCAACGGGTTCATCGCCTCGCCGGCGAACACGGTGCGCGGAATCGCCAACGACCCCAACCAGAACGGCGGCTATCCGGAGTTTCTGGTCAACGTGGTCGGCGCGAACGGCACCGTGGTCTCCGACGGCCCGGCCCCGTTGGATCAGCCGCGCATCTACTACGGCCCGGTGATCGCCGACACCCCCGCCGACTACGCCATCGTCGGCAGCAACGGTCCCGACCGGGAATACGACTACGAGACCAACACCGAGACCAAGAACTACACCTACACCGGCAGCGGTGGAGTGCCGATCGGGAACTGGTTGGCGCGCAGCGTGTTCGCCGCGAAGTTCGCCGAACGCAACTTCTTGTTCTCCTCGGTGATCGGCCCGCAGAGCAAACTGCTGTTCAACCGGGACCCGGCGCGACGCGTCGAGGCGGTCGCGCCGTGGTTGACCACCGATTCCACGGTGTATCCGGCGATCGTCGACAAGCGCATGGTGTGGATCGTCGACGGTTACACCACCTTGGACAACTACCCGTACTCGGAGTTGACCACGTTGTCCTCGGCGACCGCGGACTCCACCGAGGTGGCGTTCAACCGACTGGCGTTGGACAAGCAGGTCTCCTACATCCGCAACTCGGTGAAGGCCACCGTCGACGCCTACGACGGCACCGTGACGCTCTACCAGCACGACGAGGACGACCCGGTGCTGCAATCGTGGATGCAGGTGTTCCCCGGCACGGTCAAACCCAAGAGTGAGATCAGCCCGCAGCTCGCCGAGCACCTGCGCTACCCGGAGGACCTGTTCAAGGTGCAGCGCATGCTGCTGGCGAAATACCACGTCAACGATCCGGTGACGTTCTTCTCCACGTCGGACTTCTGGGATGTGCCGTTGGACCCCAACCCGACCGCGAGCAGCTTCCAGCCGCCGTACTACATCGTCGCCAAAGACCTTGCCAAAAAGGACGGTTCGGCGTCGTTCCAGTTGACCAGCGCGATGAACCGGTTCAAACGCGACTACTTGGCCGCCTACATCTCGGCGAGCTCGGATCCGGAGACCTACGGTCGGCTGACGGTGCTGACCATCCCCGGTCAGGTCAACGGGCCGAAGCTGGCCAACAACGCGATCACCACCGACACCGCGGTCAGTCAGGACCTCGGGGTGATCGGCCGGGACAACCAGAACCGGATCCGGTGGGGCAACCTGTTGACGTTGCCGCTGGCCGACGGCGGGCTGCTCTACGTCGAACCGGTCTACGCCTCACCGGGATCCTCGGATGCGGCGTCGTCGTATCCGCGGCTCATCCGGGTGGCGATGATGTACAACGACAAGATCGGCTACGGGCCCACGGTGCGTGACGCGCTCACCGAGCTGTTCGGCAAGGGCGCCGACGCCACCGCCACCGGCATCGCCCCGACTGATGCCGGCGCGCCGCCCAGCCCGCCGGAGAGCAGCCCCGGCGAGGAGCCCTCGGAGTCGGTGCCCGCCGCCGAGGTTCCCGAGGCCACCCCGGGGCTGTCGGCGGAGAAGGCCGCGGCGCTGCGTGAGATCGACAAGGCCATCGACGCGGTCCGCGAGGCGCAGACCAAGGGCGACTTCGCCGGGTACGGGGAGGCGCTGCAGCGCCTCGACGACGCGATGAGCAAGTTCGAGGACACCAAGTAG